A single Spiroplasma floricola 23-6 DNA region contains:
- a CDS encoding AAA domain-containing protein, with protein sequence MNKAKENFNYWIKLLKDLQELDKKNTKKIEWEDQFDKSSNSNIKENMKSVYNSIMYFFDFNYKNDYKNINKESVLYYFMHGEFKKNLDKEERKLIYPFGINNSQKRAVENVFKSNISIIQGPPGTGKTQTILNIISNILLKNQTVAVVSNNNSAIENVFNKLNPNINVDNQNEEKLENISFLTSFLGSFEKNKKYFSQENKEEFERFRKNWKEEFEKSSFFKNNQNYKEQLYKANQIIKDIQRVQNLKESIFNNKNLIKKIEKEKQLYESKIVLKYKENRNLLNLPLEKINKFYLQIKTYKKDKLSFLFKFISKLKYKLPRKFFKSDYISELYFFVLSRKNIETRISIENDEKELESLDKEQLNNLILLSKEILYKHIYNNYLTNLTIDLNAENFYKNEQKMKQIFNQRPIILSTIFSIINAKPPTLLFDYLIIDEASQTDMLASVAAMACAKNIVIVGDLKQLPQVDSPIYEQYFKKNVAPVEKGYTFWKNNILKAFIEIYKNTVPNQLLREHYRCHPAIIDFCNQKYYQNQLIIMSEAKNQESPFESIIGESLYYNDTDNWKTSKKELANIKQYIIENNIKDIGLISPFRAQANLFIKNLANNKIVANTIHAFQGQEKDTILFAVTKQKISGKDDFVCNPQLINVAVSRAKSKFILAYSNSVKEGPDNDIKDLINYIEYNFPKSKKIYKKNTEFYILSKEYNKKLINFIKSYNETHKQGSKEPTEIIIHTVLEKIIALEEFNNLDITLFKKLSHIIPNAIKNQTFNEREKAFLSHHWAHIDFLIYDKFSHEPVLAIEVDGLTYHNSKKQIWRDNLKDKALKVEGIPLMRIRTDTYKNIGISIIEKLRKIKKS encoded by the coding sequence ATGAATAAGGCAAAAGAAAATTTTAACTACTGAATAAAACTTTTAAAAGATTTACAAGAATTAGATAAAAAAAATACAAAAAAAATTGAATGAGAAGATCAATTTGATAAATCTTCAAATAGCAACATAAAAGAAAATATGAAAAGTGTTTACAATAGCATAATGTATTTTTTTGATTTTAATTATAAAAATGATTATAAAAATATAAATAAAGAATCAGTTTTATATTATTTTATGCACGGAGAGTTTAAAAAAAATCTTGATAAAGAAGAAAGAAAATTAATATATCCTTTTGGAATTAATAATAGTCAAAAAAGAGCAGTAGAAAATGTTTTTAAATCAAATATTTCAATAATTCAAGGCCCTCCAGGTACTGGAAAAACACAAACTATATTGAATATAATTTCAAATATTTTATTAAAAAATCAAACTGTTGCTGTTGTATCAAATAATAATTCAGCAATTGAGAATGTTTTTAATAAATTAAATCCTAATATAAATGTTGATAATCAAAATGAAGAAAAACTTGAAAACATCTCTTTTTTAACCTCTTTTTTAGGATCTTTTGAAAAAAATAAAAAATACTTTAGCCAAGAAAATAAAGAAGAATTTGAAAGATTTAGAAAAAATTGAAAAGAAGAGTTTGAAAAATCATCATTCTTTAAAAATAATCAAAATTATAAAGAACAATTATATAAAGCAAATCAAATAATAAAAGATATTCAAAGAGTTCAAAATTTAAAAGAGTCAATTTTTAACAATAAAAATCTTATTAAAAAAATTGAAAAAGAAAAGCAATTATATGAAAGCAAAATAGTTTTAAAATATAAAGAAAATAGAAATTTATTAAATCTTCCCTTAGAAAAGATTAATAAATTTTATCTTCAAATAAAGACTTATAAAAAAGATAAATTATCATTTCTATTTAAATTTATAAGTAAATTAAAATATAAGTTACCAAGAAAGTTTTTTAAAAGCGATTATATATCAGAATTATATTTCTTTGTTTTATCTAGAAAAAATATAGAAACTAGAATTTCTATCGAAAATGATGAAAAAGAGCTTGAAAGTTTAGATAAAGAGCAATTAAATAATTTGATATTGTTATCAAAAGAAATACTCTATAAACATATATACAACAATTATTTAACTAATTTAACAATAGATTTAAATGCAGAAAACTTTTACAAAAATGAACAAAAAATGAAGCAAATATTTAATCAAAGACCAATAATATTGAGTACTATTTTTTCAATTATTAATGCAAAACCCCCTACTTTACTTTTTGATTATTTAATAATTGATGAAGCTTCTCAAACAGATATGCTTGCAAGTGTTGCTGCTATGGCATGTGCAAAAAATATTGTAATTGTAGGAGATTTAAAACAACTTCCTCAAGTTGATTCTCCAATTTATGAACAATACTTTAAAAAAAATGTAGCTCCTGTTGAAAAAGGTTATACTTTTTGAAAAAATAATATTTTAAAAGCTTTTATAGAGATTTATAAAAATACTGTTCCCAATCAATTGCTTAGAGAACACTATAGATGCCATCCAGCAATTATTGATTTTTGTAATCAAAAGTATTATCAAAATCAACTTATAATTATGAGTGAAGCAAAGAATCAAGAAAGTCCTTTTGAATCAATTATTGGTGAATCACTTTATTACAACGATACTGATAATTGAAAAACTAGTAAAAAAGAACTTGCAAATATTAAACAATATATAATAGAAAATAATATTAAAGATATTGGCCTTATTAGCCCTTTTAGAGCTCAAGCAAACTTATTTATAAAAAATTTAGCAAATAACAAAATTGTTGCAAATACAATTCATGCTTTTCAGGGCCAAGAAAAAGATACAATTTTATTTGCAGTTACAAAACAAAAAATAAGTGGAAAAGATGATTTTGTTTGTAATCCTCAATTAATAAATGTTGCAGTTTCAAGAGCAAAAAGCAAATTTATATTAGCATATTCTAACTCTGTTAAAGAAGGTCCTGACAATGATATTAAAGACTTAATAAATTATATTGAATATAATTTTCCTAAAAGTAAAAAGATCTATAAAAAGAATACTGAATTTTATATTCTATCAAAAGAATATAATAAAAAACTAATAAATTTCATTAAAAGTTACAATGAAACTCATAAACAAGGTTCAAAAGAACCAACAGAAATAATAATTCATACAGTTCTTGAAAAGATTATTGCATTAGAGGAATTCAATAATTTAGACATAACTTTATTTAAAAAATTAAGTCATATTATTCCAAATGCTATTAAAAATCAAACTTTTAATGAAAGAGAAAAAGCTTTTTTGAGTCATCACTGAGCACATATAGATTTCTTAATATATGATAAATTTAGTCACGAACCTGTTCTTGCAATTGAAGTAGATGGTCTAACTTATCACAATAGTAAAAAACAAATATGAAGAGATAATCTAAAAGATAAAGCTTTAAAAGTAGAAGGTATTCCTCTTATGAGGATAAGAACAGATACTTACAAAAATATTGGTATTTCAATAATTGAAAAGTTAAGAAAAATAAAAAAAAGTTAA
- a CDS encoding MutH/Sau3AI family endonuclease gives MDDKQYKQDLLEIYETAKKAIGKTLRELANNNIDKIRYFDNKDKVKHFLQQAIFNIPLLSKVEYTFEDLQLELKPVALKRNKYDELIVKERLLLNDIYYDEIVNETFKDSKFINRNQLLLIITYVHDYEKDFLDFKIHDAFIIDISTQKEFYLIVNDWLAIQEKVKKGKAEELNEGFTKILSASTRSQSRIDLKKQPYSNVLARFRSYSFNTNFLKEIISRHKNKVEYINEIFEEREIKDIVEFKNEQIQEYMTSIIGTDISNYTQSKANQKHQMAFENFLKENNSELYDFLKITNFKLTHKLTQNSNLQEQITTNYELDPFEIMNDEFEDSTFYQDIILKNYLVIMIEKSTNKILNFKLFNLSEQDIKNSQLVFYNTRKEIERLIKEDKLNKEEPNFAKTKDNLSISLRKSKKNEYAIYKVNENEFKLPAYEFVINKNVIFK, from the coding sequence ATGGATGACAAACAATATAAACAAGATTTACTAGAAATATATGAAACAGCTAAAAAAGCTATAGGAAAAACTTTAAGAGAACTTGCAAATAATAATATTGATAAAATAAGATATTTTGACAATAAAGATAAAGTAAAACACTTTCTTCAACAAGCAATATTTAATATACCTTTATTAAGTAAAGTAGAATATACTTTTGAAGATCTTCAATTAGAATTAAAACCAGTGGCTTTAAAAAGAAACAAGTATGATGAATTAATAGTAAAAGAACGATTACTTTTAAACGATATTTACTATGATGAAATAGTTAATGAAACATTTAAAGACTCTAAATTTATAAATAGAAATCAATTGCTTTTAATCATAACCTATGTTCATGATTATGAAAAAGATTTTTTAGATTTTAAAATTCATGATGCTTTTATAATAGATATATCAACACAAAAAGAATTTTATTTAATAGTAAACGATTGACTTGCTATTCAAGAGAAAGTAAAAAAAGGAAAAGCAGAAGAATTGAATGAAGGATTTACAAAGATTCTTTCTGCTTCAACTAGAAGTCAAAGTAGAATTGATTTAAAAAAACAACCCTATTCAAATGTACTTGCAAGATTTAGAAGTTATTCATTTAATACTAACTTTTTAAAAGAAATTATTTCAAGACACAAAAATAAAGTTGAATATATTAATGAAATTTTTGAAGAAAGAGAAATCAAAGATATTGTTGAATTTAAAAACGAGCAAATTCAAGAATATATGACAAGTATAATTGGAACAGATATTTCCAATTATACTCAATCAAAAGCTAATCAAAAACATCAAATGGCATTTGAAAACTTTTTAAAAGAAAATAACTCTGAATTATATGACTTTTTAAAAATTACAAATTTCAAGCTAACACATAAGTTAACTCAAAACAGTAATTTACAAGAACAAATTACTACTAACTATGAATTAGATCCTTTTGAAATAATGAATGATGAATTTGAAGATAGTACTTTTTATCAAGATATAATATTGAAAAATTATTTAGTAATTATGATTGAAAAGAGTACTAACAAAATTCTAAACTTTAAACTATTTAATCTAAGTGAACAAGATATAAAAAATTCTCAATTAGTTTTTTATAACACTAGAAAAGAAATTGAAAGATTAATTAAAGAAGATAAGTTAAATAAAGAAGAGCCAAATTTTGCTAAGACAAAAGATAATCTCTCAATTAGTTTAAGAAAAAGTAAGAAAAATGAATATGCAATTTATAAAGTAAATGAAAATGAATTTAAACTTCCTGCATATGAGTTTGTAATTAATAAAAATGTAATTTTTAAATAA
- a CDS encoding lipoprotein — MKKLLGLLGAVGLVATTSATVVACGQKVETVSLTATKLSAETVVKSKKITADGTITFKLAEKSVLTVKVKEKSQKAGEVTIIISTTADKLTDKEVKETIDVMHKAKDASKSKSTKAAEPVKVASVEVKIGKKGASTAKVKLDTVDLSSFKATNDTTDAQVIDALKAVKGLDKLTSSDITITKTKATTSATGSIKIDAKSTSTIVEGTKTLVIDKLEAPAELVDLSTVNLGSFKATNDTTDAQVIDALKAVKGLEKLTTSDVTITKTKATTSAAGSIKIDAKSDSKIVKGTKTLEIAKLEAPATLVDLSTVNLGSFKATNDTTDAQIVDALKAVKGLEKLTADDVSITKTKATKEATGSIKIDASLDSKIVKGAKTLTIDKLSA; from the coding sequence ATGAAAAAATTATTAGGATTATTAGGAGCAGTTGGATTAGTTGCAACTACAAGTGCAACAGTTGTTGCTTGTGGACAAAAAGTGGAAACTGTTAGTTTAACTGCAACTAAATTATCAGCAGAAACTGTTGTTAAATCAAAAAAAATTACAGCTGATGGAACAATTACTTTTAAATTAGCGGAAAAATCAGTTTTAACTGTAAAGGTTAAAGAAAAATCACAAAAAGCTGGAGAAGTTACTATTATAATTTCAACAACAGCAGATAAATTAACAGATAAAGAAGTTAAAGAAACAATTGATGTTATGCATAAAGCAAAAGATGCATCAAAATCAAAATCAACTAAAGCAGCAGAACCAGTAAAAGTTGCATCAGTTGAAGTTAAAATTGGTAAAAAAGGGGCTTCAACAGCAAAAGTTAAATTAGATACAGTTGACTTAAGTTCATTTAAAGCAACAAATGATACAACAGATGCTCAAGTTATTGATGCATTAAAAGCAGTTAAAGGACTTGACAAATTAACATCATCAGATATTACAATTACTAAAACAAAAGCTACTACATCAGCAACAGGATCAATTAAAATTGATGCAAAATCAACTTCAACAATCGTTGAAGGTACAAAAACTTTAGTAATTGATAAATTAGAGGCACCAGCTGAATTAGTTGATTTATCAACTGTTAACTTAGGTTCATTTAAAGCAACAAATGATACAACAGATGCTCAAGTTATTGATGCATTAAAAGCAGTTAAAGGACTTGAAAAATTAACAACATCAGATGTTACAATTACTAAAACAAAAGCTACTACATCAGCAGCAGGATCAATTAAAATTGATGCAAAATCAGATTCAAAAATTGTTAAAGGTACAAAAACTTTAGAAATTGCTAAATTAGAGGCACCAGCTACACTAGTTGATTTATCAACTGTTAACTTAGGTTCATTTAAAGCAACAAATGATACAACAGATGCTCAAATTGTTGATGCATTAAAAGCAGTTAAAGGACTTGAAAAATTAACAGCAGATGATGTTTCAATTACTAAAACAAAAGCTACAAAAGAGGCAACAGGATCAATTAAAATTGATGCAAGCTTAGATTCAAAAATCGTTAAAGGTGCAAAAACTTTAACAATTGATAAATTAAGTGCATAA
- a CDS encoding lipoprotein, whose amino-acid sequence MKKLLGLLGAVGLVATTSATVVACGQKVETVSLTATKLSAETVVKSKKITADGTITFKLAEKSVLTVTVKEKSQKAGEVTIIVSTTADKLTDKEVKETVDVMHKAKDASKSTKATEPEKVASVEVKIGKKADAPAKVKLDSVDLSSFKATNDTSDTQVIDALKAVKGLEKISASDIKFTKTPATTSAEGSIKIDASSDSTIVEGSKTLVIAKLALVDLATVDLGSFKATNDTTNDQVITALKAVKGLEKISTSDVTITKTPATASAEGSIKIDAISTSTIVKGTKTLVIAKL is encoded by the coding sequence ATGAAAAAATTATTAGGATTATTAGGAGCAGTTGGATTAGTTGCAACTACAAGTGCAACAGTTGTTGCTTGTGGACAAAAAGTGGAAACTGTTAGTTTAACTGCAACTAAATTATCAGCAGAAACTGTTGTTAAATCAAAAAAAATTACAGCTGATGGAACAATTACTTTTAAATTAGCAGAAAAATCAGTTTTAACTGTAACAGTTAAAGAAAAATCACAAAAAGCTGGAGAAGTTACTATTATAGTTTCAACAACAGCAGATAAATTAACAGATAAAGAAGTTAAAGAAACTGTTGATGTTATGCATAAAGCAAAAGATGCATCAAAATCAACTAAAGCAACAGAACCAGAAAAAGTTGCATCAGTTGAAGTTAAAATTGGTAAAAAAGCTGATGCACCAGCAAAAGTTAAATTAGATTCAGTTGATTTAAGTTCATTTAAAGCAACAAATGATACATCAGATACTCAAGTTATTGATGCATTAAAAGCAGTTAAAGGACTTGAAAAAATAAGTGCAAGTGATATTAAATTTACTAAAACACCTGCTACTACATCAGCAGAAGGATCAATTAAAATTGATGCAAGCTCAGATTCAACAATTGTTGAAGGTTCAAAAACTTTAGTAATTGCTAAATTAGCACTAGTTGATTTAGCAACTGTTGATTTAGGTTCATTTAAAGCAACAAATGATACAACAAATGACCAAGTTATTACTGCTTTAAAAGCAGTTAAAGGACTTGAAAAAATAAGTACAAGTGATGTTACAATTACTAAAACACCTGCTACTGCATCAGCAGAAGGATCAATTAAAATTGATGCAATATCAACTTCAACAATAGTTAAAGGTACAAAAACTTTAGTAATTGCTAAATTATAA
- a CDS encoding lipoprotein, which produces MKKLLGLLGAAGLVATTSATVVACGQKVETVSLTATKLSAETVVKSKKITADGTITFKLAENSVLTVTVKEKSQKAGEVTIIVSTTADKLTDKEVKETVDVMHKAKDASKSTKATEPEKVASVEVKIGKKADAPAKVKLDSVDLSSFKATNDTSDTQVIDALKAVKGLEKLTADDVTITKKAATAEAAGEIKIEAKSTSTIVEGSKTLVIDKL; this is translated from the coding sequence ATGAAAAAATTATTAGGATTATTAGGAGCAGCTGGATTAGTTGCAACTACAAGTGCAACAGTTGTTGCTTGTGGACAAAAAGTAGAAACTGTTAGTTTGACTGCAACTAAATTATCAGCAGAAACTGTTGTTAAATCAAAAAAAATTACAGCTGATGGAACAATTACTTTTAAATTAGCAGAAAACTCAGTTTTAACTGTAACAGTTAAAGAAAAATCACAAAAAGCTGGAGAAGTTACTATTATAGTTTCAACAACAGCAGATAAATTAACAGATAAAGAAGTTAAAGAAACTGTTGATGTTATGCATAAAGCAAAAGATGCATCAAAATCAACTAAAGCAACAGAACCAGAAAAAGTTGCATCAGTTGAAGTTAAAATTGGTAAAAAAGCTGATGCACCAGCAAAAGTTAAATTAGATTCAGTTGATTTAAGTTCATTTAAAGCAACAAATGATACATCAGATACTCAAGTTATTGATGCATTAAAAGCAGTTAAAGGACTTGAAAAATTAACAGCAGATGATGTTACAATTACTAAAAAAGCTGCTACTGCTGAGGCAGCAGGAGAAATTAAAATCGAAGCAAAATCAACTTCAACAATCGTTGAAGGTTCAAAAACTTTAGTAATTGATAAATTATAA
- a CDS encoding SemiSWEET family sugar transporter has translation MLLLSSESKEMASLILGWIGFATSFSMLMPQVIKVCITKNTKALSPIMFFLTFLNSCIWTSYAFFTKETPDLQVGCANLAAMGASLFILIFIISNKVKDKITLNRLKKDKKLNENLEEMSVVEIQNENELLSEEIINMQKEIEKLEENVEVLSDQVEELEEQVEILEEKKEE, from the coding sequence ATGTTGTTGTTATCATCAGAAAGTAAAGAAATGGCTAGTTTAATTCTTGGATGAATTGGATTTGCAACAAGTTTTTCAATGTTAATGCCTCAAGTTATTAAAGTTTGTATTACAAAAAATACTAAAGCACTTTCACCAATAATGTTTTTTTTAACTTTTTTAAATTCATGTATATGAACAAGTTATGCATTTTTTACAAAAGAAACACCTGACTTACAAGTAGGGTGTGCTAATTTAGCTGCAATGGGAGCATCATTGTTTATTTTAATCTTTATTATATCTAATAAAGTTAAAGATAAAATTACTTTAAATAGATTAAAAAAAGACAAAAAATTAAATGAAAATTTAGAAGAAATGTCTGTAGTAGAAATACAAAATGAAAATGAGCTTTTAAGTGAAGAAATCATTAATATGCAAAAAGAAATTGAAAAACTAGAAGAAAATGTTGAAGTTTTATCAGATCAAGTTGAAGAATTAGAAGAACAAGTTGAAATTTTAGAAGAAAAAAAAGAAGAGTAA
- a CDS encoding DUF262 domain-containing protein → MRSGSAWNIATNFNSYINDYIKTSCFKKGDIVNFSLTPSGKELKVKINKKDTNIIKKGDRSTFVQILRVWCTLGFIKLKNAEFIEKLDTFFEYDFIVEYSFDEDLERQAREIIEKRLNGYTEYSFKNEHTFYNGFSIATLIQNELTYDDNDENIKNRINKAISKCDNKADFLIEGLDDIKNNDSLRRLLTTYKVKGIYDNKKIIQACYKYIFEKEWTNYYKINDIENMFINDSFKKFKVNKENIINLPMNWNNEELIYSKNYSFGEFINHYFLKTGDNSKIAIPIYQRQYNWEQKLATGLLNDILNLKEGKYHYIGGIVLFVPLRDRLNNKLIDGQQRLTTCLIILRQIYNVYLMKDYKIPDVLYNLFVLDQYDENAISKTFKRIDTNSDFRTFNNIIKGEQIQETTTSVFTNSVAVFNIIKDFNEAGLNDLLKKIYEQLILSVTTDHISNEYTLFENLNTKSLQLSTMDLIKNFLFMHIDQQIVDKHEQQLQFTFEEEITSKFKDFKNPTSKMDSFINVFLRLKEKQYATKSAFESFKETLISDFINNRNLKSFEESRKLFIDLGKYIDMYISVSDSNSFNKADSLTYRFKDILTMLEGREIYYPLLMKILINFDYENNKTNKEITKQIRRVFFEIEKYEVRLQVSNYKGQSLSQYIDFNILKELGNGIITPDFIRKLFIGEHEDESNNRISLERFRNSLREYDISNKIATLIGYRIENYLSNNKDFFGDDYNYIDTKYEKRTLEHIIPQKPNEEWYQDIIVWSDHELSLEEAKRWKTKFLNKLGNLMCIEGKSNSKIQNKTFNKKIYEYSKEGKILSSYQFKGYKDETLELMDLRELNNFYEDNIKKRTEQLTKICCDIWKDN, encoded by the coding sequence ATGAGATCAGGAAGCGCATGAAATATTGCAACAAATTTTAATAGTTATATAAATGATTATATAAAAACTAGTTGTTTTAAAAAAGGAGACATAGTAAATTTTTCTCTTACTCCATCTGGAAAAGAGTTAAAAGTTAAAATAAATAAAAAAGATACCAACATAATTAAAAAAGGAGATAGAAGTACATTTGTGCAAATTCTAAGAGTTTGATGTACATTAGGATTTATTAAGTTAAAAAATGCTGAATTTATTGAAAAGCTAGATACCTTTTTTGAATATGATTTTATTGTTGAATATAGTTTTGATGAAGATTTAGAAAGACAAGCAAGAGAAATTATTGAAAAAAGATTAAATGGCTATACTGAATATAGTTTTAAAAATGAACATACTTTTTATAATGGATTTTCAATTGCTACATTAATACAAAATGAATTAACTTATGATGATAACGATGAAAATATAAAAAATAGAATTAATAAAGCTATTTCTAAATGTGATAATAAAGCTGATTTTTTAATTGAAGGATTAGATGATATAAAAAATAATGATTCTCTTAGAAGATTGCTAACAACATATAAAGTAAAAGGGATTTATGATAATAAAAAAATAATTCAAGCCTGCTATAAATATATTTTTGAAAAGGAATGAACGAATTATTACAAAATTAATGATATAGAGAATATGTTTATTAATGATAGCTTTAAAAAATTTAAAGTTAATAAAGAAAATATTATAAATTTACCTATGAATTGAAATAATGAAGAGCTGATTTACTCAAAAAATTACTCTTTTGGAGAATTTATAAATCATTATTTTTTAAAAACAGGAGATAACTCAAAAATTGCAATTCCTATTTATCAAAGACAATATAATTGAGAACAAAAACTTGCTACAGGTCTTTTAAATGACATTCTAAATCTAAAGGAAGGAAAATATCATTATATTGGAGGTATTGTATTATTTGTGCCTCTTAGAGACAGATTGAATAATAAATTAATTGATGGACAACAAAGATTAACAACTTGTTTAATAATTTTAAGACAAATATATAATGTATATTTAATGAAGGACTATAAAATACCTGATGTTTTATATAATTTATTTGTTCTTGATCAGTATGATGAAAATGCAATATCAAAAACTTTTAAAAGAATAGATACTAACAGTGATTTTAGAACATTTAATAATATTATAAAAGGTGAACAAATTCAAGAAACTACAACTTCAGTATTTACAAACTCAGTTGCAGTTTTTAATATTATTAAAGATTTTAATGAAGCAGGTTTAAATGATCTTTTAAAAAAAATTTATGAACAGCTAATTCTTTCAGTTACTACAGATCATATATCAAATGAATATACTTTATTTGAAAACTTGAATACTAAATCTTTGCAACTCTCTACTATGGATTTAATAAAAAACTTCTTGTTTATGCATATAGATCAACAAATAGTAGATAAACATGAACAGCAGTTACAATTTACTTTTGAAGAAGAAATTACTTCAAAATTTAAAGATTTTAAGAATCCTACATCAAAAATGGATAGTTTTATAAATGTATTTTTAAGATTAAAAGAAAAACAATATGCAACAAAATCAGCATTTGAAAGTTTTAAAGAAACTTTGATTTCTGATTTTATTAATAATAGAAACTTAAAATCATTTGAAGAATCTAGAAAGTTATTTATAGATTTAGGTAAATACATTGATATGTATATTTCTGTTTCAGACTCTAATTCATTTAATAAAGCAGACTCCTTAACATATAGATTTAAAGATATTCTAACTATGTTAGAAGGCAGAGAAATTTATTATCCTCTATTAATGAAAATTTTAATAAATTTTGATTATGAAAATAATAAGACAAATAAAGAAATTACAAAACAGATAAGAAGAGTATTTTTTGAAATTGAAAAATATGAAGTTAGACTTCAAGTTTCTAATTATAAAGGTCAATCCCTTTCTCAATATATTGATTTTAATATTTTAAAAGAGCTAGGAAATGGAATTATAACTCCTGATTTTATAAGAAAATTATTTATAGGTGAACATGAAGATGAATCAAATAATAGAATTTCTTTAGAAAGATTTAGAAATAGTTTGAGAGAGTATGATATATCCAATAAGATAGCAACTCTTATTGGATATAGAATTGAGAATTACTTATCGAATAATAAGGACTTTTTTGGAGACGATTATAATTATATTGACACTAAATATGAAAAAAGAACATTAGAACATATAATTCCTCAAAAACCTAATGAGGAATGATATCAAGATATAATAGTATGAAGTGATCACGAATTATCATTAGAAGAAGCTAAAAGATGAAAAACTAAATTTTTAAATAAATTAGGTAATTTAATGTGTATTGAAGGTAAATCAAATTCAAAAATTCAAAATAAAACTTTTAATAAGAAAATTTATGAGTATTCAAAGGAAGGCAAAATCCTCAGCTCTTATCAGTTTAAAGGTTATAAAGATGAAACTTTAGAATTAATGGATTTAAGAGAACTTAATAACTTTTATGAGGATAATATTAAAAAAAGAACTGAACAATTAACAAAAATTTGCTGTGATATTTGAAAAGATAATTAA
- the dcm gene encoding DNA (cytosine-5-)-methyltransferase, protein MSKLRVFETFAGIGAQHKALEILKKNIVGFDYEIAGTSEWDIWANLSYNAIHHNNKNVAEKLSDEEINNFITKYTLSNDGKKPIDEKFVLRQPRKIRELLYSSLINCNNQGSILEITGNRLINNIGDFDLLTYSFPCQDLSVAGSFHGFNQGMAKGSNTRSGLLWEIERILKELKKLNKLPKYLLLENVKNMISNKHKDDYIEWLEFLASLGYETKTYILDASKYGIPQKRKRVFAISILKDEEILLDIENFINDSDDIEDVSKEFNINKQLKKILKVNYSIKKYEKEAKNCSPNNTPSRRKMYKENPKVFQVIKGEYRYLSFVRTITTKQDRHPNAGIVVLKETEIIKELEKTGKSNYRFLTPRETFLLMGFTEEDFEKATVFNQRKDILYRQAGNSIVVNVLVALFNNMMKEEKN, encoded by the coding sequence ATGAGTAAATTAAGAGTATTTGAAACATTTGCAGGTATAGGAGCGCAACATAAAGCTTTAGAAATACTTAAAAAGAATATAGTGGGATTTGACTATGAAATAGCTGGAACAAGTGAATGAGATATTTGAGCAAATTTAAGTTATAATGCAATACATCATAATAATAAAAATGTAGCTGAAAAATTAAGTGATGAAGAAATTAATAATTTCATTACAAAATATACTCTTTCAAATGATGGAAAAAAACCAATTGATGAAAAGTTTGTATTAAGACAGCCTAGAAAAATTAGAGAGTTATTATATAGTTCTTTAATAAATTGTAATAATCAAGGAAGTATTTTAGAAATAACTGGTAATAGACTTATTAATAATATTGGTGATTTTGATCTTTTAACTTATTCTTTTCCCTGTCAAGATTTATCTGTTGCAGGAAGTTTTCATGGTTTTAATCAAGGAATGGCAAAAGGTTCAAATACTAGAAGTGGTTTGTTATGAGAAATTGAAAGAATACTTAAAGAGTTAAAAAAGCTTAATAAGTTGCCTAAATATTTATTATTGGAAAACGTCAAAAATATGATTTCTAATAAGCATAAAGATGATTATATTGAATGATTAGAGTTTTTAGCCTCGTTAGGTTATGAAACAAAAACTTATATATTAGATGCAAGTAAGTATGGAATACCACAAAAAAGAAAAAGAGTATTTGCAATTAGTATTTTAAAAGATGAAGAAATTTTATTGGATATAGAAAATTTTATAAATGATTCAGATGATATTGAAGATGTATCTAAGGAATTTAATATTAATAAACAATTAAAAAAAATTTTAAAAGTTAATTATTCAATAAAAAAATATGAAAAAGAAGCTAAAAATTGTTCACCAAATAATACACCAAGTAGAAGAAAAATGTACAAAGAGAATCCAAAAGTGTTTCAGGTTATAAAGGGAGAATATAGATATCTTAGTTTTGTAAGAACTATCACAACAAAACAAGATAGACATCCTAACGCAGGAATTGTTGTTCTCAAGGAAACAGAAATAATAAAAGAGTTAGAAAAAACGGGCAAATCCAATTACAGATTTTTAACTCCTAGAGAAACTTTTTTATTAATGGGATTTACAGAAGAAGACTTTGAAAAGGCTACAGTATTTAATCAACGAAAAGATATACTTTATAGACAAGCAGGAAATTCAATTGTAGTAAACGTATTGGTAGCTCTTTTCAATAATATGATGAAAGAGGAAAAGAATTAA